The Lysinibacillus pakistanensis genome includes a window with the following:
- the accB gene encoding acetyl-CoA carboxylase biotin carboxyl carrier protein, translating into MFKIQEIREIIKLVDSSSIDEFVYEVDGAKVKLKKNGVVVTETVAPKKEVVAPVVQQSAPAAPVAPAAPAKAEEAPAASATTANDPSLHKVVSPMVGTFYQAPNPDSPAYVKVGDKVGNETIVCIVEAMKLFNEIEAEVQGEIVEVLVKDGELVEYGQPLFLVKAE; encoded by the coding sequence ATGTTCAAAATTCAAGAAATTCGTGAAATCATTAAATTAGTAGATTCTTCTTCAATCGACGAGTTCGTGTATGAAGTAGATGGCGCAAAAGTTAAGTTAAAAAAGAATGGTGTTGTTGTTACTGAAACTGTAGCACCGAAAAAAGAAGTAGTAGCCCCTGTTGTACAACAATCTGCACCAGCAGCACCTGTAGCACCAGCAGCTCCAGCAAAAGCTGAAGAAGCACCAGCTGCATCAGCAACAACAGCTAACGACCCATCGTTACATAAAGTTGTATCACCAATGGTTGGTACTTTCTATCAAGCTCCAAACCCAGACTCACCAGCTTATGTTAAAGTGGGTGACAAAGTAGGTAACGAAACAATCGTTTGTATCGTAGAAGCTATGAAGCTATTCAACGAAATTGAAGCAGAAGTTCAAGGGGAAATCGTTGAAGTACTTGTTAAAGATGGCGAATTAGTAGAATACGGACAACCATTATTCCTTGTAAAAGCTGAGTAA
- a CDS encoding SpoIIIAH-like family protein: protein MRVRRRTVWFMTLLSLVAVISVYYLVDPAKQFNGLTIFTDDTLQQTAVSGVTDQEATKEGMTQEVSSPSHLFEEMRMQVSDERSQLRQQLTQKIASQEATADEKNKAFNDIDSLIKQESAEAMLEMLIKSLGYSDAFVKADGDKVSVTVMAEELSKSQANEIIYLVKTEWEGANDVQVKFNANNY from the coding sequence ATGCGCGTACGTAGAAGAACAGTTTGGTTTATGACATTATTAAGTCTAGTAGCAGTAATTTCAGTGTATTATTTGGTTGATCCAGCAAAACAATTTAATGGACTAACTATTTTTACTGATGATACTTTACAGCAAACTGCCGTTTCAGGTGTAACAGATCAAGAGGCTACGAAAGAGGGCATGACACAGGAAGTCTCCTCGCCGAGCCATTTGTTTGAAGAAATGCGCATGCAAGTGAGTGATGAAAGAAGTCAGCTTCGTCAACAATTAACACAGAAAATTGCTTCTCAAGAAGCCACTGCAGACGAAAAAAATAAAGCCTTTAATGACATTGATAGTCTTATTAAACAAGAATCGGCAGAAGCAATGCTAGAAATGTTAATTAAATCTTTAGGCTACTCTGATGCGTTTGTCAAAGCGGACGGTGACAAAGTATCTGTTACAGTTATGGCGGAGGAGCTGTCAAAATCTCAAGCAAATGAAATCATTTATTTAGTAAAAACGGAGTGGGAAGGCGCAAATGATGTACAAGTGAAATTCAATGCTAATAACTATTAA